GGGCCATGGACCGCTGGCTCTCGGAGATGGCCACGAACCAGTGCTGGCGCGCCACCCGGCTGTAGAGCATGTGCGCCTGCTCGGTGAAGGGCCCGTGCAGGGTGTGGATGGTCGGGCAGTTGCTGAGGGCGCCGACGGCCACCCCCACCGGGCCGGTGTGGTCGTGGAGGATGTCGAACTCGTCGCCGTGGTCGTAGACCGAGACGACGTGGCTGGCCTCGTACCACGGGTCGCCGATGGCCTCGGGTGGCGGCGCCTCGTCGAGGGGCGAG
The Actinomycetota bacterium DNA segment above includes these coding regions:
- a CDS encoding glycosyltransferase, which encodes MRIALIAPPWYTIPPSGYGGIEWVVALLADGLTDRGHDVTLFAAPGSGTKARLVSPLDEAPPPEAIGDPWYEASHVVSVYDHGDEFDILHDHTGPVGVAVGALSNCPTIHTLHGPFTEQAHMLYSRVARQHWFVAISESQRSMA